In Selenomonadales bacterium, one genomic interval encodes:
- a CDS encoding ECF transporter S component, giving the protein MKPSLPLFVRTALMIALGIALPFAFHGIPNAGRIFLPMHIPAILAGLLFGPLSGLLTGAITPLLSSLLTGMPPLAPVPIAVQMSVELAIFGLLAGVLYRVLRQNLVLSLIVAVFGGRFAYSVITLAFFPLVGLRPAPLGVVFGAALTMAVPGLLLQFVAIPAVVLAYEKLYPTKARKRNTAQ; this is encoded by the coding sequence ATGAAGCCAAGTTTGCCTCTATTTGTTAGAACAGCCCTAATGATTGCACTAGGAATCGCTCTCCCGTTTGCGTTTCACGGCATCCCTAATGCCGGACGCATATTCTTGCCGATGCACATCCCTGCCATTTTGGCCGGGTTGCTGTTTGGGCCACTTTCGGGTCTTCTGACCGGCGCGATAACGCCGCTGCTTAGCTCGCTCCTTACGGGCATGCCACCGCTAGCCCCTGTCCCCATTGCTGTGCAAATGAGCGTAGAGCTAGCGATCTTTGGCTTATTGGCAGGGGTCTTGTATCGCGTTTTGCGCCAAAACCTCGTGCTTAGCTTAATTGTCGCGGTGTTTGGGGGCAGATTCGCCTATAGCGTCATCACGCTGGCGTTTTTCCCACTGGTTGGCCTGCGTCCGGCCCCGCTCGGCGTCGTCTTTGGTGCCGCGCTGACCATGGCTGTGCCTGGCTTGCTGCTACAATTTGTGGCCATTCCTGCGGTCGTATTGGCATACGAAAAGCTCTATCCTACAAAGGCCAGAAAGCGAAACACCGCCCAGTAG
- a CDS encoding hemolysin III family protein, with product MISRPDWASGISHAAGAVLAVVALIPLISVALAHGTARHLASFLVFGISLVLLYSASAVYHLAAVRTKVKQWLRRIDHMMVFVLIAGTYTPFCLVALQRRGGEWLLGAVWTLAILGMVFRVVWLSAPRWLYLGFYLLLGWMVVIVAVPLVQALPAGALIFLALGGLAYTVGAVFYGLRWPRLLPGVFGFHELWHFFVLAGSALHYWAVFRFLAFVG from the coding sequence GTGATCAGCAGGCCCGATTGGGCGAGTGGCATTTCGCATGCGGCAGGAGCGGTCTTGGCTGTAGTCGCCTTAATTCCCCTGATTAGTGTCGCCTTAGCGCATGGCACCGCGCGGCACTTAGCCTCGTTCCTTGTTTTTGGCATCAGCCTGGTGTTGCTCTACTCCGCTTCGGCCGTGTATCACTTAGCCGCCGTCCGCACAAAGGTCAAGCAGTGGTTGCGCCGCATCGACCACATGATGGTCTTTGTGCTGATTGCCGGCACGTATACACCTTTCTGCCTTGTAGCTCTACAAAGGCGGGGCGGTGAGTGGCTGCTTGGTGCCGTTTGGACACTGGCCATTTTAGGCATGGTCTTTCGCGTCGTATGGCTTAGCGCACCGCGGTGGCTCTATCTCGGGTTCTATCTGCTTTTGGGGTGGATGGTGGTTATAGTAGCTGTGCCGCTGGTACAAGCTCTCCCCGCTGGGGCACTAATCTTTCTGGCCTTAGGAGGCCTAGCTTATACCGTGGGGGCAGTATTCTATGGCTTGCGCTGGCCCAGGCTTCTCCCAGGCGTATTTGGCTTTCACGAGCTTTGGCATTTCTTTGTCCTGGCTGGCAGTGCGCTGCACTACTGGGCGGTGTTTCGCTTTCTGGCCTTTGTAGGATAG